ATGATATGTTAGTACGATAGCACTTGAGATTGTTTTGCTTGCCATACTTGAGTAGTTCTTATGTTGCTTTCTAGGCATATTTTAAAACTAGTCATGATTCAGAAAAGTACAGTATATGGTGGTGCTTCTACTGTAGAATTTAGAAATTAAACCCTTCTCTTATGCAAACTCATAGCATCTTGTTATTCTTGCAGCATTTGAAAGATATTCATCAAATAACTTGTACAGATGGAAAACAATGTTTTGTTGTGTAATGAAAATGGTAGTTAGGCAGAAAAAAATGATGACAAATTCTGCAAAAACAAGAGTTGTATATTATTTGAGATTCATAGGACAATGATAACCATCTCCAATTGAGAAGGAAACACTGATAACTTCCACCAAGATTGATGGAAGTGGAAGCAAAGTATACAATCTTAAAACCTACTTCAAACTTGACACAGTAATTAACAAAATTATTTCTTAATTTGGTTTGCGAGTGACCTAATGCTGTTCTTCATCAAAGTAGTGATCAAGGGACGTGGATATGCCAAAGATATCAGTTCGAGGTGTTTGAGTAACTCTATTATCAGCATCATCACTATCCCCTCCTCCATTGATTTCCTCTTCTTCTGCAATGGGAGATGAGAAGTCCAAGCACATTCCTCTTATCACTTCTTCATATGATGCAGATAGATCTTGGGAAGTCATTTGATGGTACTCTACAAGCTGGTGAAGGCACTGGTTTTCCCTCACCAGGTTTGCATTTTCATTGGCCAGTCTTGATTTCTCTGCTAGCAGTGCTTCCAATTGAAGCCTCACCTGTCCCAAAaaaggcaaacagtgatttacaatCTGCCAAGACGAGAAACTACTGTCTGTAAGTGGATACAGAAGAAACTCACCAGATCATCTTCCTCGGGTCGGATCCCTTTGGTGAACCCATCTCGAAGCCTTCTATTCTCTTCCTCTAGCAAACTGCAACGCTCTTGCATAAAACATAAATCAGATTTTATGGACTTCAACTCTCTGGCAAGTGAAGCTGCCTTGGTGGCCATCGAAATTGCAAGCTGAAAGAAGGGAAGCAAAAAGGGTTTGTGAAACTTGAGAGAGCGTGGCCTATTAGTTGATGAACAAGTGAAAGCAAAGTAAGAAGTTTACATTTTTGGTTTTCTTCATCATCTTCTTGTTTTGGGGGCTTTGCTCATTCTCCTTTTGTGAACCATCATCTCCTTTATTATCATCTGAGCACTCACTGTAATCAAACTTCCTTTTCAGACCGATCTTACTCTCTTCTTGGTTTCCTTTTTGCTTTGGGTCTTCCTCTTTAGTCTCCGAATTCTTCAGTTTACTATGAAACAAATCGGTCAACGTTGGAGGTTTAGCCAGCTCTCTAGTTCCCTTTATAACAGAGCAGAAGTTTAGCAAATTTGAGCTACAAAGCTAATCTCATGAACATAATTCTAAGGGCCGTTTTGCTTTAAATTTGGAAtaaaatttgtttaaaattaCCTGAAGAGCATTGTCAAGGTTATTAGATAGCTGAGAGAGTGTTTGTGAGATGGAATCAAACCCTCTAAGCAAGAGCATTGAATCCTCTTTCAATCGCTTAGCTCTGTTGGATTCTCTTGAATTCTGCAACCCCCAAAGAAAATAACGGAGCAAAAACCTTATCAATTCAACATCACCCCCACAAGCAAATTTTCATAGCATAGCACAATTAACTTCAAAAagatgaaaaatgaagaaaaacttACGATCTCCGTAGGGAAAGAAGGATCCACATTTTGGACGGAGATCTTGGCATTCCGGTCACCAATGAGTGCATCGACCCGGCTACGGAGGGTGCTCCAAAAACGCTTGTCTGAAGCTGGGCTGAAGAGTGGAGATGAAGAAGAAGCAGCCATTAAACTAGTGGGATCCTGCAAACGTGTTCAAATTACAAACCAAAGAAAATGATATATTAGAAGAATGGAGAAACAAAAGAAGAAGAACCCCACTAAAGCATAGAAGAAGGGAAAGAAAAggtagaaaagagaaaagaacctTCGTAAGAGGAGGTGGAGAGGGAGTATCAACAGAGACTGAAGCAGCCATGGCTATTGGAGGAGAAAAGCGAAAGGGGAGAAAGAAGCAGAAAAGTAAGAGTGTAACGGCTAATTTTGACGCTGGGAATTTAAAAAGAGTGCGCCGATCGGTGCTAAGGCTAACGTTCATATATCTAATacgataaaaataattttatttttattgtttttaattgTTATATACCTAAAATTATGtagatgattttatttttaaaaattaatatgctaaatatttaatgaaatagttttaatatatattaaaaaggttaaattttcaaatatttactattttaaaaataaaataaaataaaatatatattattagtagcttatttttaaaaattaattgaattttaatcAGTTCAGCATTGTTTATTTGTATTAATTAAACTGAAATTGAAAAGATTGGGTTTGATTTGAATTTTGTTGGTTTGTTATGATGCTTTGAATTTTAGGGAATTATTGAGTTTGACCATCCTCCTACTTTATAGCTTAGCTAAGGCTAATTTTGTAAATGCTGGAATCTGGATTTCTTAAAACAGTTGGGCTCAAGCCCAAACtttgtcttttctttttccttttttttataaaaaaattacattaattgtgtttaaactttgtttaaaattatttttagtgacctaacttttaaaaattatgtaATAGCTACTAATGTTgttaaattgttatttttttGTCAGTCAATTGTTAACTTCTGCTAAAAAAAAGTAACGTTGCCCTAATTCAAAGCACTAATAGTTAATTTGATCCTCActataattaaaaatttgattttgatatttttaatttttttaaaaataatatattaaaaattcatataGACAATCACAGTATttgaatttttacaaaataaaataagattaaatAACCATTCACTTAGATCCTACTTGTTTTTTCATTTGCTTTGTTGTTTTACACtctcttcattttcatatttcttttcttcttttttttttttaatttagattaGTGTCAACTTCGCTCTTCTTGgaccattaaaataatatatatatatatatatatatatatatatatgttatatttataACTAGAAGTAAAATTTTGACATAAAATTTAAGAGAAGAAATGGTGGGTTTGGAGAAGAATAACactttatattataaatttaaaattcaaaatttcataactaaaatttagtttaaaacgCAATCAATTAGTAGTTAAGTTACAGAAAAGAAATGAcaagtttagaaaaaaaaaaagtagggtaccttatattataaattagaaaaaataaatcacaatttcaaaatttaaaacaaaCTAAAGAACTCAGACAATATAATAGAAGATTTTACTTTTCTCTCTTGCCCTACTTTTATAATTTGAAATTCAACTTGCTAGCCAACTAAAATTTAGAAAACAAAGCTTTAACACTTAAtttgttattattaatttaaagaaACAagtaatttgttattataccattaTTTGATCTAACATATATGGTGTAAttggtaaatttatattttgattttctttaataattaataatttaattgttaaattcattaataaAAGAAGAAAATAGTGGGAAAAATGAAAACTAGAAAGAAAATGAAGGATATATATgtcataaaataaaagaagagaataaagaacaaaaagaATGGGAGAGCAAAGAGAGAGtgtattttattaatcaatcaGGATATTTACAAAACTTTTTCAAAGTCTCTATTACagtataagaagtataaatgaagtagatctatctacttctaatgactattagaGTTTAAAGTCTATtaaaacttatcttgatcttaaTAAACATCcaattaataagatattcataatagGATAAGATTTTAttgtaattattataattatcttcttttttctttatttttgcaaAGAGGAAGGTAAAGTCGTAATAATACCTATGATATCATTTAGTAAAATATTCTCTATCCTTATCAATGGACTTTCAAAAATTAGATAAATTAGAATCCTATGTGATGGCATGATGGTTAAGGGTGTTTACCGCCCCAGATGTGACTTGAGTTCAAATTACGCTAGTCACGTTAGTTGTTCGGGATGCAactaaatttgtcataaaattggTAGCTAAGTTTGCCTCCATGTGTATGGAATTAGCTTGAACTTCTCAATTCCTCCGACACAGTTCCTTGATGCTAAGAACCAATGCAAATAGACTCACTTCTTTAGATTCATCATTGAGAATGTGTACTACAATGGATTTGTTACATTCCGGTACTAATTTTCAAATTCTTCTATCCTATGCCACCATTAAAGATTTTCCATAATTCTACCTAGGTAACCTTGCTTACCTTTACATTCCTACCATAATTGATTACCCAAGCTCCATTAGTATCTCGAAACACTCTCTAGTTGAGGATTTTATAGTTTAGCTTCACCTATCCAAGTTTAAGAGAAGTCCAATCGATATTTTTTATAGTTTAACATTTATGTGAAGTGCAACTTGCATACTAATACATTTGTTCTGTGACTTGTGGTATTGTAAAAGGTGGTGATGAAAATAGTAACTCAAAAACTGTTATCACTTTACTAACTCCTTGCAAGTATACAAAATTGTTATCAAATAATAAATTACAACGAAATAACTTTATTAAACTCACAAAAAATTAATAatcaaactaaataaataaataatacaacccaagttaattaattaaagtaactaactattaaatctaaaatcaactaaaattaattaaacaaacaagaGAAAGTATAACTAAATCTAATCTAATCTAATCTACTATTCACTaagaacataaaaataaacaagtGCAAGGAGAAATTGTAGTGGTGTAGTGGTTAACAAATCTTTAATTAGTGGTTAATAAATCTTTAGTTAATCGAACTTAATAATCTATTCTAGTAATTGATGAATCCAGGGTTCATAACTAAGATGTGCATCAAAGTGTAGGTACCAAAATTGAAGCATAGCTAACAAGCATCTAGAAATTTCCTAAGTTGGTGTATAACTTATATGAGTTAATTATAAGAGCACAAGCAACATTTATATAGTTAGCCCATTTTATTGTGGAATGCAAACACATAAGCTTTAATGAATGATGCCAAGGAATGACAAATAAGGGTTACACTTTGTTTTTTCATTTGCTTTGTTGTTTTACACtctcttcattttcatatttcttttcttcttttttttttttaatttagattaGTGTCAACTTCGCTCTTCTTGgaccattaaaataatatatatatatatatatatatatatatatatattatatttataactaGAAGTAAAATTTTGACATAAAATTTAAGAGAAGAAATGGTGGGTTTGGAGAAGAATAACactttatattataaatttaaaattcaaaatttcataactaaaatttagtttaaaacgCAATCAATTAGTAGTTAAGTTACAGAAAAGAAATGAcaagtttagaaaaaaaaaaagtagggtaccttatattataaattagaaaaaataaatcacaatttcaaaatttaaaacaaaCTAAAGAACTCAGACAATATAATAGAAGATTTTACTTTTTCTCTTGCCCTACTTTTATAATTTGAAATTCAACTTGCTAGCCAACTAAAATTTAGAAAACAAAGCTTTAACACTTAAtttgttattattaatttaaagaaACAagtaatttgttattataccattaTTTGATCTAACATATATGGTGTAAttggtaaatttatattttgattttctttaataattaataatttaattgttaaattcattaataaAAGAAGAAAATAGTGGGAAAAATGAAAACTAGAAAGAAAATGAAGGATATATATgtcataaaataaaagaagagaataaagaacaaaaagaATGGGAGAGCAAAGAGAGAGtgtattttattaatcaatcaGGATATTTACAAAACTTTTTCAAAGTCTCTATTACAggtataagaagtataaatgaagtagatctatctacttctaatgactattagaGTTTAAAGTCTATtaaaacttatcttgatcttaaTAAACATCcaattaataagatattcataatagGATAAGATTTTAttgtaattattataattatcttctttttttctttatttttgcaaAGAGGAAGGTAAAGTCGTAATAATACCTATGATATCATTTAGTAAAATATTCTCTATCCTTATCAATGGACTTTCAAAAATTAGATAAATTAGAATCCTATGTGATGGCATGATGGTTAAGGGTGTTTACCGCCCCAGATGTGACTTGAGTTCAAATTACGCTAGTCACGTTAGTTGTTCGGGATGCAactaaatttgtcataaaattggTAGCTAAGTTTGCCTCCATGTGTATGGAATTAGCTTGAACTTCTCAATTCCTCCGACACAGTTCCTTGATGCTAAGAACCAATGCAAATAGACTCACTTCTTTAGATTCATCATTGAGAATGTGTACTACAATGGATTTGTTACATTCCGGTACTAATTTTCAAATTCTTCTATCCTATGCCACCATTAAAGATTTTCCATAATTCTACCTAGGTAACCTTGCTTACCTTTACATTCCTACCATAATTGATTACCCAAGCTCCATTAGTATCTCGAAACACTCTCTAGTTGAGGATTTTATAGTTTAGCTTCACCTATCCAAGTTTAAGAGAAGTCCAATCGATATTTTTTATAGTTTAACATTTATGTGAAGTGCAACTTGCATACTAATACATTTGTTCTGTGACTTGTGGTATTGTAAAAGGTGGTGATGAAAATAGTAACTCAAAAACTGTTATCACTTTACTAACTCCTTGCAAGTATACAAAATTGTTATCAAATAATAAATTACAACGAAATAACTTTATTAAACTCACAAAAAATTAATAatcaaactaaataaataaataatacaacccaagttaattaattaaagtaactaactattaaatctaaaatcaactaaaattaattaaacaaacaagaGAAAGTATAACTAAATCTAATCTAATCTAATCTACTATTCACTaagaacataaaaataaacaagtGCAAGGAGAAATTGTAGTGGTGTAGTGGTTAACAAATCTTTAATTAGTGGTTAATAAATCTTTAGTTAATCGAACTTAATAATCTATTCTAGTAATTGATGAATCCAGGGTTCATAACTAAGATGTGCATCAAAGTGTAGGTACCAAAATTGAAGCATAGCTAACAAGCATCTAGAAATTTCCTAAGTTGGTGTATAACTTATATGAGTTAATTATAAGAGCACAAGCAACATTTATATAGTTAGCCCATTTTATTGTGGAATGCAAACACATAAGCTTTAATGAATGATGCCAAGGAATGACAAATAAGGGTTACACTCAATGTTGAAAAACTCACTGCCATTATCAATCTTAATGATTTTGATGGGAACAAAAAATTGAGTTTGTGCtaaagaaataaattatttaaggCAAATAATGGCATCACCTAAATTGATAAAGCCAAGTAATATTAGTGTGGTTATATAAAatggtcaaaaaaaaaaaatcatcaaccACCATATGTTGATATAATATAAGGACCTCTGAGAtcaatgtgtgtgagtgaaaaaGCATCTTGTACCTGTGAATGACTAATAAGAAAGTGTGAACGAACTTACTTAGGCAAATAGAAGAATTTGTAGTGTGCTTTTTACAAATGAATTTAAAAATGTGAAATCTAATTCACTTTCTACAAATATGCATGTCCAAGTCGAGCGTGCCAAACTAAAGTAGAAACATCGGTAGAAGAACAAAATTAAGTAAGAAAATtggtaaaagaagaaaaaaaaaatacatggaAGAAGATTGAGACAATGTTGATTGATTTTTGGTTAGACACAAGGATGTAGAGACCTTGCTTTTTATCAATCTCCTTCATCCTTTTAGAACAAAGATCTTAGATTATGCAAAAgtcaaagataaaaaaaaaaaaaaaaaaaagacgaaACAATTTAGATCCTAAGTTAATTTTGGGATTGAAATAAATTGTAACAAAATTATAGTAGATAAAGAATATTAAtaaagttttcattttttttttattttggtaactACATATAGCCTATATGAGAAATATGTACTAAAATCCAATGCAAAAATGAATCTTTCACTGAATTATACAACATACCTGTCAAGTTGACAACAACATAAACCAACAatcatttatttaataaataaaatttttttgagtAAAACAAGAGCCGACTTAGGTGTACTATTATTGTTTAATGCTGTAAATTTGTTCGTTAAATAACCTTACAATTTtttctttataaatttaaaagGTTTAAAATTATCACATATAAATGTATGGAATTGAAACCTACCAAGCGTTCCCATTGCCTCTCTTTGGACTTGTATAAAATATGCTTGGTTGATAAACCACAAAAGCTATATCAACAAAATTTAACTTCTGACAATAGTATAGGTTTCATTTAGTACCACAAAAACTAAAAGAGCATCTGTTAAATCACATGTTGAACATTGTTTGGTGATGCATCACAagcataaaaagaaaaataaaacaatgcATCATATTCATTCCATAGCTGCCTaagtaagaaaaataaattgatttgGAATTAATTTGCAATGAAATTTCTCTACAAATAAAATATATTCAAgccatcaaaattttcaaatcttTCCTTAAAATTTTGCCAAATCTAAGAGGCATTAGATGTTTCTCCATGCAATGTATTTAAAATCCAAGAAAGTAGATAGCATTATGTCACGTGTCGAGACTTTAGCTCTAGTCATGTCTGACCCTCAGCTCGATGCGTACGACAACAAGTCGATACTTACTTGGAGAGCTTTTGACACACTTAACCTAAACAAGCAGAAGAAAAAGATGGGAAATGTGGAAGTGTTTATTATTCTCAAAAGCTAGTTTGTGTATACAAATGAGGGAGGGGAGGCTTTACTTATATAGGGAAACCCTTTTTGATTCGATGATTACAAATGATTACAATGGACATTCCAAATTACATTCTAGAATCTTCACACCTAACGTTATTAAATGATATACATAGGTGGATGATTTTAGAGTTTTTATAATCTTCTATATGGTTCTACAAAGATTTGGTCCCTTCTTCGGACTTCTAGAATCTTTCAAGATATTTCGACAACCTCATAGCTCAAATTTCTCGTGTTTGATCTGTTCTCGACTTGACAAGGTCTTACTCACTCACGTATCATGATAAATGCTACTTCCTACTATGAGTAAAGCATCAGATCATAGGATTATTTCTCCCCACCAGGGTTTGTTGCCATCAACAAAACCCCATTTATTTCTAATTAGCAAATCAATCCTTATCAATCTATTCCACACATTATAATTCTCAAAACCCAGCAACTGTTACGGAATAAAGAATGTACTTGACGTATTAAAAAGGTGTAGATAGAGTGAATGGTTGAAACTAACAGCTACCATTGAAGAGCCACTGGTGATCTTTTGGTTCACTCAATATTGTGAACAAGAAAAAAGAAATTACAATAAAAATCTAGGAAATTGAACAAACAACAAAATGTTTTCAAGTCTTATCCAAGCTCCAATACCATGTCAAACACATCAATGATGGACGAAAACAATGAAAAACAAAGAGAAATTTGTTATAATTATCACTAATAATTTACTACTTATTAACTATTCAGCTAATTAACCACTTTATCTAACTCACCATCATAACTACTACATTAATTAATTGACCACTCAACATCAATTTAGATTcttttaacataaaattattacCAAGTAATGAAAaaattgaagccccaattctagaatatatttttataattatttaatattttatttttggtaaatcttataaaaaaacaataaatccttttcttatcaaaatgtataataaatataataataataatacacgtaatttgttataatatatcaaaattttaatagatcctttatatgaaaaatatttaatatataaatctaGCGTTCATCAAACTATTATATAAATTtaccaaaatgaaaaaattattagTGAAATTAAATACCGACTTACTAAAAAAATAAGTAGCAGCCTAGGGGCAAATGCAAGGGGCCAATCAACAACCGTTACCTTTAGATAAAGCCTTGACCATGATCCATATGAAACTGCTGGTTCTGAAGCAAGCACCAAAAAGAAAAGGTAACATTCATTTCAATGGCTGCTTTTGCTTCTTCTTCGTCCTCCTCTCTCCTCTTCTCATCTCCACCTACCAAGTTTCCTTCACCTTCTCTATATCCTCCTCTACGCTTGTCTCTTCCCacttcttcttttctctcttcttctcttTCACTTTCTCCTTCCTCCCATGCCTACCCCACCAGCTCTAGACGATACTCTGCTTCTTCTTTCACTATCAGGGCCTCTGCTGCAGAGAAGAAGAAGGTCCTTATAGTTAATACAAACAGTGGCGGCCATGCAGTTATCGGTTTCTACTTTGCCAAAGAGCTGCTGGGTTCTGGCCATGAGGTTACCATCTTCACTGTTGGAGAAGAGGGCTCTGATAAAATGAAGAAGCCCCCCTTCAACAGATTCTCTGTAAGATCAAATAGCAACCGCCTCCAGGCCTTGTTTTCTGGTTTTTGTAATCACTATTTTAATGTGGAATTTGAGAAATGTTTATAGGAAATTACGAGTGCTGGAGGGAAGACGGTGTGGGGAGACCCTGCAGATGTTGGCAAGGTTGTTGCAGGGGCAACCTTTGATGTGGTGTTGGATAACAATGGCAAGGACTTGGACACTGTCAGGTTTGTTACCATTAATTCCAAACAAACTCATCCTTCAGTTTATGCCACCTTCGTGTGCACATGTGTCCGTCTATATACCTGTTACCATAGTAATTGATTAAAATTGGAAACATCAAAGAAGAGTAACAATCATTAGgctaaagaaaaggaaaagtaAGAAATTGCATACCTGTATGTAATGTAGAGCGTTTCATTTTATGGCCAAAAAGGAAAAGGCAGATCATTCTAATTCCAGTCTTCTCAACATAGGCCGGTGGTAGATTGGGCAAAGAGCTCTGGAGTGAAGCAATTCTTGTTCATCAGTAGTGCGGGAATCTATAAGCCAACCGACGAGCCTCCTCATGTTGAAGGGGTATATGACAATATGTCATTATGTATATGTAATGCCTCAAGCATGAATAATTTTACTGGATGCATAGTTTAAGCAAAATCTTGGCTATTGCAGGATGTTGTTAAAGCTGATGCCGGCCATGTTGGAGTCGAGAAATATGTTGCAGAAGTTTTCAGTAGCTGGGCTGTATTCCGGCCACAATACATGATTGGATCCGGAAACAACAAAGACTGCGAGGAGTGGTTCTTTGATCGTAAGTGAAGAAACATTTTGGACTTTGTTATTCGTAAAACTTCACTATCAGATAATGACATGGATGACATTTCTTACAATATATATAGGAATTGTTAGAAAGAGACCGGTGCCAATCCCAGGCTCAGGGATGCAACTTACAAACATCGCCCACGTTTGGGACTTATCCTCTATGCTTACCCTAGCTGTTGAGAAGCCAGAAGCTGCATGTTGTAATATCTTCAATTGTGTGAGTGACCGGGCAGTGACTCTGGATGGAATGGCCAAATTGTGTGCTGCAGCTGCTGGCTTACCAGTTGAAATTGTTCATTATGATCCGAAAGCTATTGGAATCGATGCAAAGAAAGCTTTTCCTTTCCGTAATGTGGTAAATATCATTATGATATCTTCGTCTTGAATCCACCGATTAGACAAATGCAAAGCTGATGTGAACTGTAGTATATAATCACTATTATCCTTCCTATGTGCAGCACTTTTACGCCGAACCAAGGGCTGCAAAGGACATACTGGGGTGGAAGAGCACCACAAATCTGCCAGAAGACTTGAAGGAGCGATTCGAGGAGTATGTGAAGATAGGGCGTGACAAGAAGCCTATGCAGTTTGAGATGGATGATAAGATACTAGGGTCCCTTAAAGTTCCAGTAGCTGTCTGATCGACCACTATCAAGTGTCATTTTAAACTCAGATCCACTCCATTCTGCAATACTTTATGAGGATGCATTTTTGTTTTCCTTCCCCTTCACCTCATTTCTGTGTTACATAATTCATTTCCTCTGATAATAAATAAAGCTTTTATCTTTCCATAATGCATTTCAAGACGGAACAAGCGTAGGATCATTTACCCTCCGCAAggcatgcatttattaatataaagaaatcaaaagaataaTTGAATAAAACCTACTACCATAATACAGTTACGTAATTGATAATCCAAGCAACTTGTCATCCCAAAGAAGTATTGGGTGGACGTACTTTGACGTCAGGATAAGGTCTCAATTGCAAAGCAGTAAAAGTGGCAAGCCCACAACAGAAAAAGGTAATTACAAACATAATTGAACAAGATGACAACACGAGCAAGATGGCATTAGGCAGGATGTCGTTCTGAATTATGCATTTGAAGGGGGGGGGGGGTGGGGATTGCATGCTAAACCATTGAACAATGATATGATCTGGAACATAAGACTGCTGAATCCTAGTTCATTGCAGCTATAACTAAAGGAAAGATAATAGACTGTCCAAGAAGTACATAGCTCAG
Above is a genomic segment from Gossypium arboreum isolate Shixiya-1 chromosome 8, ASM2569848v2, whole genome shotgun sequence containing:
- the LOC108468938 gene encoding uncharacterized protein LOC108468938, producing MAASVSVDTPSPPPLTKDPTSLMAASSSSPLFSPASDKRFWSTLRSRVDALIGDRNAKISVQNVDPSFPTEINSRESNRAKRLKEDSMLLLRGFDSISQTLSQLSNNLDNALQGTRELAKPPTLTDLFHSKLKNSETKEEDPKQKGNQEESKIGLKRKFDYSECSDDNKGDDGSQKENEQSPQNKKMMKKTKNLAISMATKAASLARELKSIKSDLCFMQERCSLLEEENRRLRDGFTKGIRPEEDDLVRLQLEALLAEKSRLANENANLVRENQCLHQLVEYHQMTSQDLSASYEEVIRGMCLDFSSPIAEEEEINGGGDSDDADNRVTQTPRTDIFGISTSLDHYFDEEQH
- the LOC108467915 gene encoding chloroplast stem-loop binding protein of 41 kDa a, chloroplastic, which produces MAAFASSSSSSLLFSSPPTKFPSPSLYPPLRLSLPTSSFLSSSLSLSPSSHAYPTSSRRYSASSFTIRASAAEKKKVLIVNTNSGGHAVIGFYFAKELLGSGHEVTIFTVGEEGSDKMKKPPFNRFSEITSAGGKTVWGDPADVGKVVAGATFDVVLDNNGKDLDTVRPVVDWAKSSGVKQFLFISSAGIYKPTDEPPHVEGDVVKADAGHVGVEKYVAEVFSSWAVFRPQYMIGSGNNKDCEEWFFDRIVRKRPVPIPGSGMQLTNIAHVWDLSSMLTLAVEKPEAACCNIFNCVSDRAVTLDGMAKLCAAAAGLPVEIVHYDPKAIGIDAKKAFPFRNVHFYAEPRAAKDILGWKSTTNLPEDLKERFEEYVKIGRDKKPMQFEMDDKILGSLKVPVAV